From a single Staphylococcus epidermidis genomic region:
- the zapA gene encoding cell division protein ZapA, with protein sequence MGEFKNRINVTINDQHFTIIGEDSPEHIRYVAHLVDEKMQELGQKSAGLDTTRKAILTSVNIMHEKVILEEENRRLQQEINQLKQRDE encoded by the coding sequence ATGGGTGAATTTAAAAATAGAATAAATGTTACGATTAATGATCAACATTTCACAATCATTGGCGAAGATAGCCCTGAACATATTCGTTATGTAGCACATCTTGTTGATGAAAAAATGCAAGAATTAGGTCAAAAATCAGCAGGTTTAGATACAACTCGAAAAGCGATTTTAACATCTGTGAATATTATGCATGAGAAAGTTATATTAGAAGAAGAGAACAGACGATTACAACAAGAAATAAATCAATTAAAACAAAGAGATGAATAA